In Scomber scombrus chromosome 17, fScoSco1.1, whole genome shotgun sequence, the following proteins share a genomic window:
- the LOC133997851 gene encoding protein FAM177A1-like isoform X1: MADISLYLTNVNVSIAQSMDVQQSPNAAKDFESVELGELDKREEQQEEQQREKVPRRIIHFSSGETMEEYSTDEEEEEDKEPERKDLLSSPVDAVRSKMTWGPYFWFHMWRAATSTVSACDYLGERMASLFGITSAKYQYAIDEYYRMKKEREEEREENCLSEEAERTFDQLPSQEIEDEPITMPEQPNVAAAHTDVTYQIENENKAPSNTIRVPAIVTAN; this comes from the exons ATGGCTGATATATCACTGTATCTCACTAATGTTAACGTGTCCATAGCACAGAGCATGGATGTGCAGCAG AGTCCAAATGCAGCCAAGGACTTTGAGAGTGTGGAGCTGGGTGAGCTGGACAAGAGggaagagcagcaggaggagcagcagagggagAAGGTTCCTCGAAGGATCATCCATTTCTCCAGTGGGGAGACCATGGAGGAGTACAGCAccgatgaggaggaggaggaagacaaggaGCCGGAGAGGAAAGACCTGCTGTCCTCCCCGGTCGATGCGGTGAGG TCAAAGATGACCTGGGGTCCTTACTTCTGGTTCCACATGTGGAGAGCTGCCACATCCACCGTCTCAG CATGTGATTACCTGGGGGAGAGGATGGCCTCCCTCTTCGGGATAACGTCAGCCAAATATCAGTACGCCATCGATGAGTACTACAGGATGAAGAAAGAG cgagaagaagagagggaggaaaactGTTTGTCAGAAGAGGCGGAACGAACCTTTGACCAGCTACCATCTCAGGAAATCGAGGACGAGCCAATCACCATGCCAGAACAGCCAAATGTTGCCGCTGCTCACACTGATGTGACCTATCAGATCGAGAATGAAAATAAGGCACCTTCAAACACCATCAGAGTTCCTGCTATCGTCACGGCAAACTAA
- the LOC133997851 gene encoding protein FAM177A1-like isoform X2 produces the protein MADISLYLTNVNVSIAQSMDVQQSPNAAKDFESVELGELDKREEQQEEQQREKVPRRIIHFSSGETMEEYSTDEEEEEDKEPERKDLLSSPVDASKMTWGPYFWFHMWRAATSTVSACDYLGERMASLFGITSAKYQYAIDEYYRMKKEREEEREENCLSEEAERTFDQLPSQEIEDEPITMPEQPNVAAAHTDVTYQIENENKAPSNTIRVPAIVTAN, from the exons ATGGCTGATATATCACTGTATCTCACTAATGTTAACGTGTCCATAGCACAGAGCATGGATGTGCAGCAG AGTCCAAATGCAGCCAAGGACTTTGAGAGTGTGGAGCTGGGTGAGCTGGACAAGAGggaagagcagcaggaggagcagcagagggagAAGGTTCCTCGAAGGATCATCCATTTCTCCAGTGGGGAGACCATGGAGGAGTACAGCAccgatgaggaggaggaggaagacaaggaGCCGGAGAGGAAAGACCTGCTGTCCTCCCCGGTCGATGCG TCAAAGATGACCTGGGGTCCTTACTTCTGGTTCCACATGTGGAGAGCTGCCACATCCACCGTCTCAG CATGTGATTACCTGGGGGAGAGGATGGCCTCCCTCTTCGGGATAACGTCAGCCAAATATCAGTACGCCATCGATGAGTACTACAGGATGAAGAAAGAG cgagaagaagagagggaggaaaactGTTTGTCAGAAGAGGCGGAACGAACCTTTGACCAGCTACCATCTCAGGAAATCGAGGACGAGCCAATCACCATGCCAGAACAGCCAAATGTTGCCGCTGCTCACACTGATGTGACCTATCAGATCGAGAATGAAAATAAGGCACCTTCAAACACCATCAGAGTTCCTGCTATCGTCACGGCAAACTAA